In Rodentibacter haemolyticus, the DNA window AAGTCTGTGTATCGAGTGCCTATCCCAATAATCAAATCCGCTTCTTTGGCTAATAAATTTGCTGATAAGCAACCTGTTTCTCCAATACCGCCCACGTTAAAAGGATGTGCGGAAACAACCGCACTTTTACCCGCTTGCGTTTCACCAAAAGGAATGTGGAAAGTTTCGGCAAAGATTTTTAGTTGTTCCGCAGCTTCCGAATAACGAACGCCACCGCCGCAAATAATCAGTGGTTTTTTCTTTGAGCAAATCAGTTGCAATGCGGCTTGTAACATTGATTCGGTTGGGGGTATTCTCTCAATACGATGAATCCGTTTTTGTAAAAAATAATCAGGGAAATCATAGGCTTCAGCCTGCACATCTTGAGGTAAACAAAGGGTTACCGCCCCGGTTTCTGCCGGATCGGTTAACACTCGCATTGCATTGATACAAGCGGTCATTAGTTGCTCAGGACGTTGAACCCGATCCCAATATTTGCTCACTGCTCGAAAGGCATCATTGGTACTTATTGTCAGATCGTGAGATTGTTCTATCTGTTGTAAAACAGGATCGGGCTGGCGGGAGGCAAAAACATCGCCGGGTAAGAGTAGAAGTGGTATTCGATTAGCGGTGGCGGTTGCCGCTGCTGTTATCATATTTGCCGCACCGGGTCCTACCGAGGAAGTACAAGCATAAATCTGTTTACGCTGTTTTTGTTTGGCAAAACCGATAGCAGCGTGCGCCATACTTTGTTCATTACGCCCTTGTCGTAAAACAAGCTCGCCTTGATATTGTGACAAGGCTTGCCCTAGTCCTAGCACATTACCGTGTCCAAAGATGGCAAATACCCCCTCTACAAATTTTGTGGTTTTACCATCGAGCTCAATATATTGGTTATCGAGAAATTTGATCAGCGCTTGGGCAACTGTTAAGCGTGTGGTTTTCATAATGTTTCCTCTATTAACTCTTCTATCTATTGATTTTAGTATAGTTGTTTTTTTCCAAAATTAAATATTTTTAAAATAAAAATTTCATTTTTGAGTCATAGATCACATTTTTGACTTATAGATCACATTTTTGACTTATAGATCACATTTTTGACTTATAGATCGCATTTTTGATTAGAGACTATGGCCTATATTCCTCAATATCATTTATTTTTTGTCAAAAGTAAAAAAAATGTGATCATTGTCTCAAAATTAAAATTTCATATTTGATTTATTTGAAATATTTATTTTAAATTAACTACAAAATTACAGCTCGCTTTTCAACAATACAAATATAGGAGCCTATAATGAAAGATAAAGCAAGAAAACATAACTTAAGTTATATCATCCGGATTTGTGCTGTTGCTTCACTGGGTGGATTACTATTTGGTTATGATACTTCGGTTATTTCTGGTGCGATTGACGCATTGAAAACCTATTTTCAACTTTCTCCTGCAGAAACCGGTTGGGCAGTTTCTAATGTTGTAATTGGTTGCGTGATCGGCTCTATTTTTTCTGGGGAAATTGCCCGTCGAATTGGGCGGAAAAAAACATTGGTTATTGCGGCCATATTATTTACTATCAGTGCAATTGGCTCGGCATTAGCCGATTTGTTCTTCTGGTTCATTATCTATCGTATGATTGGAGGGGTGGCTGTCGGGATCGCAGCGGCAGTTTCACCGATGTATATTGCTGAAGTCGCCCCGAAAGATTATCGGGGTACTGCCTCAGCAATGAATAATTTTGCTCTGGTATTTGGTCAAATTGTGATTTTTTATGTGAACTATAAAATTGCGCAAGGTATGACGGAGGATTGGCTTGCCGATATAGGTTGGCGTTATATGTTGGGTTCAGAAGTTATTCCTTGCGTGCTATTTTGCTTAGTTGTAGGATTTATTCCCGAATCACCACGTTGGGACGCAATGCGTAATCGTGATGATCTCGCTCTCGTTACTCTTTCTAAAATTTCCAATCCGCAACACGCCAAAAATTTATTGGCGGAGATCAAAGAGTCAATGATGATTAACGGTCAATTGCAAAAGCAAAAAATTGACTTTAAAAGACCAGGGGCGTTATTTATCATTTTTATTGCTTGCGCATTAGCAACATTTCAACAATTAAGCGGGGTAAATGTGATGATGTATTATGCCCCAACCGTGTTAAAAACCATTACCGGCGATATGGAATCAGCGATGTTCCAAACTATTTGGATTGGTATTGCACAATTACTAGGAATTGGTATTGGTGCCATTTTATTTGATAAACTAGGTCGTTTACCTTTAATGAAAACTGGAGCCGTTGGTGCGGCGCTTGGCTTGTTGGTTACGGCTTATGCAATATATACTCAAAATCCGGGTTATTTGGCGTTATTCGGTATGATCTTTTTTATGATTTTCTATGCTTTCTCTTGGGGCGTTGGTATGTGGGTACTTATTGGTGAAATTTTTCCTAACCACATGCGGGCACAAGGACTATCCATTGCCGTTTCATTTAACTGGATTTTTAACTTTGTTGTTTCACAAAGCTTCCCAATGATGAATGAGCACCCATATCTTCTTGAGAAATTCCATGGTGCATTTCCAATGTGGTTATTTGCTGGTTGTTGTATCGTTGGTTTTTTCTTCCTTATTCGTTACGTTCCGGAAACAAAAGGCGTTTCGTTAGAAAAAATGGAAAGCTTATTGTTAGCGAAGCGTGATAACGTGATCCAGAAATAAATGAAATTTTTAAATTAGGGGAATAAAAATGAAAAAAACACTTGATCTGATTTGCTTAGGAAGGGTTGCTGTCGATTTATATGCACAGCAAATCGGTGCCCGATTGGAAGATGTCGCTTCTTTTGCCAAATATCTTGGTGGGTCTTCGGGTAATGTTGCTTATGGTACAGCTGTGCAAGGGATAAAGTCCTCAATGTTGGCTCGGGTTGGTGATGAACACATGGGACGTTTTTTAAGAGAAGAATTACAACGGGTTGGTGTAGATACTAGTTATTTAATCACCGATAAAGCACGTTTAACGGCATTGGTCATATTAGGGATTAAAGACCAAGATACCTTTCCATTAATTTTTTACCGTGATAACTGTGCCGATATGGCAATTACTAAAGATGATTTTACTGAAGATTATATTGCCTCGGCAAAGGCACTTGCGATTACAGGAACGCATTTATCACATCCTAATACACGTGAAGCGGTGCTTACGGCATTAGAATATGCAGGGCGTAATCAGACTAAACGCTTGTTGGATATTGATTATCGTCCCGTACTATGGGGGTTAACATCATTAGGTGACGGTGAAACCCGTTATATTGATTCCAACGCTGTCACAAAATCATTACAGGAAGTGTTACATCATTTTGATGTGATTGTTGGTACGGAAGAAGAATTTCATATCGCCGGAGGCTCAACCGATACATTAACGGCATTGAAAAACGTTCGTCAAGTAAGTAAAGCAGTTTTAGTATGTAAACGTGGGGCACAGGGATGCTCTGTTTTTGAATCTGAAATCCCCGATGATTTAGATGGCGGTTTAAATGTTTACGGTGTCCGAGTTGAGGTGCTTAATGTGCTTGGTGCCGGAGATGCCTTTATGTCAGGCTTATTACGCGGTTACATCAACGGTGAGAGTTGGGAACAATGCTGTCGTTATGCCAATGCTTGCGGTGCATTGGTTGTTTCCCGTCATGGCTGCGCACCGGCCATGCCGACCAAAATTGAATTGGATGATTATTTATCCCGTGCAGAATCTGTATTACGCCCGGATTTAGACGAAAAACTTAATCATCTGCACCGTGTAACGACCCGTAAAACTCAATGGGATGAGCTCTGCATTTTCGCTTTTGATCATCGCAAACAATTAATTGAAATGGCAGAAAAGTGCGGTGCAAATTTGAAACAAATTCCAAAACTTAAAAATTTGCTCTTAAAAGCGGCAGAACAAACCGCACGGCAGGAGGGGCTTGCGCCGAATCAATCCGGAATTTTAGCCGATACTACTTTCGGACAAGCTGCATTAAACGAAATTACCGGTAAAAAATGGTGGATTGGTCGTCCTATTGAACAGCCTTCTTCTCTCCCTTTGACACTCGAGCATGGTGATTTGGGTAGCCAATTAATTTCATGGCCATTAGAACATATCGTGAAATGCCTTGTATTTTATCATCCGGCGGATAATACCGATTTAAAATCCACGCAAGATGATAAACTCGAAGAAATTTACCAAGCCTGCTGTCGTACCGGACATGAACTTTTATTGGAAATCATTTTGCCCGCAGATATGGAACAAAATGAGCAATATTATGCTGATATGATAGAACATTTTTATCAAATAGGCATTAAGCCCGACTGGTGGAAATTACCGGGCGTTTCAGCTGAAATATGGCAATCTATCAGCCATATTATTGAAAAATATGATCCTTATTGCCGTGGTATTTTGATTCTTGGATTAGATGCTCCGGAGGCGCATTTTGAAAAAGTATTTAAACATTCCGCAAATGCACCGTTAGTGAAAGGTTTTGCTGTAGGAAGAACGATTTTCGGACAACCTTCGGCAGATTGGTTGGCAGGAAAAATTGATGATCAGCAACTCATCAATGCCGTTTCAGAACGCTACCGCCGGTTAATTCATTTATGGCGAAATCGTAAAAATTGATACCTCAAAAAAACAAAACATCTTCTCAAAAGAGAGGATGTTTTTTTATCTAAACAACCCAAGCTAAATGAGTTTAAACAGCCTACAACGATATATAATGCAGAAATTTGTGGTTCTCATTTGGTATTCGGATTCTCTTTATTTATCCATTATTATGTAGCGGTTGCACAAAGAGTATTTTATATCCAATATTTAATAATTTGAGTAGGGTTGCGTTAGCTTTGCGTAACGTATCATTTCATCATTAAACTTTGTTAATGGTGCATTACGGCTTCGCCTAAAACACCACCTAATAATTTGGCAAGTGCTACATAACACGGCTGTTTTTTTACAGCACTTTTAATTTTTAAAGTATCTTCCTAATTTCCTCATATAAAGAAGTCTTAAGTCAGTTTAAATTACAGAGAAAAAACATTTTAAGTTTACCTAACAAAAAATATCCCGGTAATAAATGACCGGGATATTTGCTTTAATATAGGTAAGAAGATTGGTTTGAATAGAGTAGTGGCTAATTTTTTTTACGGCGTTTTAAGGTATCCAATAATACTGCCACAACAATAATTCCACCTTTTACAATTTGCTGCCAATAGGGATCTACGCCGAGCATATTAAGCCCTTTATTCGTTGTTCCGATAATTAATGCGCCTATCACACACATCGGAATAGTACCAAAACCACCACTGAGAGATACACCGCCTATTACAGCGGCGGCAATGGCATCCAGTTCCCAAGAAAGCCCGTATGAAGGGTTACCGGCGTAGGTTCTTGCTGCTAATAATGCACCGGCCAATCCTGATAATGCCCCACCAAGTACGTAAACTCCAATTAGCGTTTTAGTCGTATTAATACCACAGATTTTCGCCGCATTTAAATTGCCACCTACGGCATAGACGTGACGTCCAAAGGTCGAGCGGCTAAGTAAAATATGTGATCCTATAACAATAATGATATAGAGCAATACCAAGCCCGGTAAGCTAAAAATATTTACATCTGAAATCCAAGTAAATGCCACAGATGAAGCATCAATCGGGCGACCATCAGAATAAAGCTGAGCAGCACCGCGAGCGATAATCATCATTCCCAATGTGGCAATGAATGGTGGAATACCGCCGATTGCCGTTAAACCTCCGTTAACTGCGCCAAGTGCCGCACCAAGTAAGATTGATGCACCAAAGGCGATCAATGCTGCAGAAACCGAATCACCGCCTGTCACAATAGAAGCGGATAATACCGCAGCGAGTGCTACAACGGAGCCTGATGAAAGATCAATCCCTGTGGTGATAATAATAAAAGTTACGCCAATAGCAATAATTCCAAACATAGAAACTTGCTCAATAATACTCCATATCGTACGCGCAGAGAAAAAGCCATCTATTGAAATTGATAGACTCAAAAATAATAGAATTAGAATTAGCACCATTCCGTAGGTATTTAACAGTTTCTTTAAGGTAGAATTTGACATAATTACGTCCTTATTTTGAAATGTTTAGCAATGAAATTAAATTTTTAATGACGAAATAATTAACCTGAAGCTAGTGCTAAAACTCGCTCTTGAGTTAATTCTGTTCGAGGAATAATGCCTACTTGTTTTCCTTCATGCATGACTATTACACGATCACTCATCGACAATAATTCAAGCATATCCGAAGTAATCATAATGATACTTTTTCCTTGCTTGGCTAATTCCACCATTAATTTATAAAGCTCGGCTTTTGCTCCCACATCAATCCCTTTTGTCGGTTCATCTAGAATGAGAATGTCCGGTTCTAATAATAACCACCGTGCCAATAAGACTTTTTGCTGATTCCCTCCGGATAAGTTATTGGTAATCACATCAACATTAGGGGCTTTAATTTTTAATTTTGCTTTTTGTTCATAAGCGGTTTTTTGGGCTTTTTGAACGGAGAGTAGGAAGTTTTCTAAATACGGCGACATTTGCGGCATAATCATATTGTCGGTAATGCTTAAATTTAGGAAAAGTCCGGTTAACTTACGATCTTCCGTTACAAAACCGATTTTGTGTTTCATTGCATCAAGCGGAGTTTTAATATCGGCTTTCTTTCCATGAATATAAATTTCACCGCTATCTGCCGGTTTATAA includes these proteins:
- a CDS encoding sugar porter family MFS transporter codes for the protein MKDKARKHNLSYIIRICAVASLGGLLFGYDTSVISGAIDALKTYFQLSPAETGWAVSNVVIGCVIGSIFSGEIARRIGRKKTLVIAAILFTISAIGSALADLFFWFIIYRMIGGVAVGIAAAVSPMYIAEVAPKDYRGTASAMNNFALVFGQIVIFYVNYKIAQGMTEDWLADIGWRYMLGSEVIPCVLFCLVVGFIPESPRWDAMRNRDDLALVTLSKISNPQHAKNLLAEIKESMMINGQLQKQKIDFKRPGALFIIFIACALATFQQLSGVNVMMYYAPTVLKTITGDMESAMFQTIWIGIAQLLGIGIGAILFDKLGRLPLMKTGAVGAALGLLVTAYAIYTQNPGYLALFGMIFFMIFYAFSWGVGMWVLIGEIFPNHMRAQGLSIAVSFNWIFNFVVSQSFPMMNEHPYLLEKFHGAFPMWLFAGCCIVGFFFLIRYVPETKGVSLEKMESLLLAKRDNVIQK
- a CDS encoding bifunctional 5-dehydro-2-deoxygluconokinase/5-dehydro-2-deoxyphosphogluconate aldolase; its protein translation is MKKTLDLICLGRVAVDLYAQQIGARLEDVASFAKYLGGSSGNVAYGTAVQGIKSSMLARVGDEHMGRFLREELQRVGVDTSYLITDKARLTALVILGIKDQDTFPLIFYRDNCADMAITKDDFTEDYIASAKALAITGTHLSHPNTREAVLTALEYAGRNQTKRLLDIDYRPVLWGLTSLGDGETRYIDSNAVTKSLQEVLHHFDVIVGTEEEFHIAGGSTDTLTALKNVRQVSKAVLVCKRGAQGCSVFESEIPDDLDGGLNVYGVRVEVLNVLGAGDAFMSGLLRGYINGESWEQCCRYANACGALVVSRHGCAPAMPTKIELDDYLSRAESVLRPDLDEKLNHLHRVTTRKTQWDELCIFAFDHRKQLIEMAEKCGANLKQIPKLKNLLLKAAEQTARQEGLAPNQSGILADTTFGQAALNEITGKKWWIGRPIEQPSSLPLTLEHGDLGSQLISWPLEHIVKCLVFYHPADNTDLKSTQDDKLEEIYQACCRTGHELLLEIILPADMEQNEQYYADMIEHFYQIGIKPDWWKLPGVSAEIWQSISHIIEKYDPYCRGILILGLDAPEAHFEKVFKHSANAPLVKGFAVGRTIFGQPSADWLAGKIDDQQLINAVSERYRRLIHLWRNRKN
- a CDS encoding ABC transporter permease, whose translation is MSNSTLKKLLNTYGMVLILILLFLSLSISIDGFFSARTIWSIIEQVSMFGIIAIGVTFIIITTGIDLSSGSVVALAAVLSASIVTGGDSVSAALIAFGASILLGAALGAVNGGLTAIGGIPPFIATLGMMIIARGAAQLYSDGRPIDASSVAFTWISDVNIFSLPGLVLLYIIIVIGSHILLSRSTFGRHVYAVGGNLNAAKICGINTTKTLIGVYVLGGALSGLAGALLAARTYAGNPSYGLSWELDAIAAAVIGGVSLSGGFGTIPMCVIGALIIGTTNKGLNMLGVDPYWQQIVKGGIIVVAVLLDTLKRRKKN